The bacterium genome contains the following window.
GAATGGGGTCAGATATGTTTTGGATGCGCTCGTGCGAAGAGGCTATCTTGGTCGCAGCCCAATGCTTTCGAGAGGTATTGAGCTAACCGAACGTTCAATGGTTCAGACTGCTCGGTCAAGTACCCGCGACGTACCAATACTGGGTCGAATTGCCGCGGGTGTGCCGATCACAGCCACTGAAAACATTGAAGGCAGAGTATCTGCGGATCGCAGTATTGCACCGACGGACGATACTTTCGCACTAAGGGTTCGCGGCGAATCGATGATTGAGGCCGGAATTCGCGAGGGGGACGTCATTTTTGCACGGCCACAGAGGACAGCCGATACCGGTGATATCGTCGTGGCCTTGATAGGCGATGAGGCAACGGTGAAGTACTATCGGCTGATGGGGGACCGGATTCTGCTGGAGCCGGCAAATTCCCGTTTCAAGCCAATCGTCGTGGAGTCGGGGACACCTGGATTCCAGATTCTCGGCAAAGTAGTCGGACTCATGAGGAAATTTTAGGGCCGGGTAAGCAGGTGTTGTGACACAAGAATCCGGCTCGAAGAGCCGGATTCTGTTTAAGATAGCAAGCCGAACGGCTTGACAAATCAATAAGGTTTGTCTATATTCTCAAGGTGCTTGGGTTTCGCCGAAAATTTGGTTGTATTCCTTGGAATGGGTCGGGTCCATGCGCCGCAAAACGTCGATCCCTCTGTCGTAGTTGCAGTTTTTCAAGGCTGTGGCGAGGGCGACGTGCTCAGCGTCAAGAATGCTGCTGCGTTTGTCAATGGGAACCTCGCCTAGTCTGAGTAACGCATAGTGCAGGTAGGCTTTCGAGTCCTCGTACTGCCGTCTTTCATCGTAGTAGAGTCCGGTATAATAGAAGAACACGAATTCTCGGTAATTCCTATTACTTTCACCGGTTACTTCCCGCAATAGATCGCTGCGTTTGTCCCAGCCGAAATAGTAAATGGACGACGTGCTGGAAAGTTGAACACTTCGCGCTTTGTCGAAGTAGCGATCCCCTCCTAACTTCTCATATTTGTCTTCCTCATTCGCAATCAACAGCCAAACATAGAATTCGATCACGCTCATGAACGGATCGAATGACGCTTGACCGGGAGTATAGGGAGTCCGCATTCCAAACTCCCACCTTTTGTCCTCAAAGCGAGCGTCTCGCTTGTTGGTGATGATGAGATTGGCCTTAAACTTGTCTTCTTGCGGGTTTGCATTGTATTCAGTGAAATAGATATTGGCCTGGATGTCCAAGTCATATCCGCCGTCATCACGGTTCCACGGATGCCGGGTATCTTTGAGGAAATGCACAATGACTGAGTCGATGCCCTGCAATTTCTGCTGCGCCTCTTCGGGCAGTCGTTGCATATCCACCATGACTTCGGGGTAAATAAGCTGTGCGCGGCCTGTTTGGCCGCAGATCGCCGAAAAAAGGACGGCAATCCAAAGGAGAATGGACCGCTTCATGCCGGACAGTATACGGATTGGAGGGCGGATTGTCAAGATTGGGTTGCTTGGGCTTGCGCTCTGCAGCTCAAAACTGGTTGACCCCGTTA
Protein-coding sequences here:
- the lexA gene encoding transcriptional repressor LexA, with translation MSDQLTEKQQRALKFIQTEIHEKGRPPTLREIGSEIGVSSTNGVRYVLDALVRRGYLGRSPMLSRGIELTERSMVQTARSSTRDVPILGRIAAGVPITATENIEGRVSADRSIAPTDDTFALRVRGESMIEAGIREGDVIFARPQRTADTGDIVVALIGDEATVKYYRLMGDRILLEPANSRFKPIVVESGTPGFQILGKVVGLMRKF
- a CDS encoding DUF4835 family protein, which produces MKRSILLWIAVLFSAICGQTGRAQLIYPEVMVDMQRLPEEAQQKLQGIDSVIVHFLKDTRHPWNRDDGGYDLDIQANIYFTEYNANPQEDKFKANLIITNKRDARFEDKRWEFGMRTPYTPGQASFDPFMSVIEFYVWLLIANEEDKYEKLGGDRYFDKARSVQLSSTSSIYYFGWDKRSDLLREVTGESNRNYREFVFFYYTGLYYDERRQYEDSKAYLHYALLRLGEVPIDKRSSILDAEHVALATALKNCNYDRGIDVLRRMDPTHSKEYNQIFGETQAP